TCGatcttttttcaggttttttcccGGCGTTCCCTCCGTCTTTTCCTGACTGGGCCGTAAAACCTGTCGGCCGTCTCTTGCGTCTGTCGGAGGGAACGTttccctctgctcctcattTATAATCTAGTCTCATGTTTCCCATCTCAAGCATAATTAAGcacatcttattttatttcGGGCTAATCTCGCCGTCCCGTTTCTTCACTTCCTCCCGTTCTGTCGCTCTCAGCCTGAAGGAGCGGCTCCTTCGCCGAGGCGTCTCCTGTATCCGATGCCTTCAGGCCTTCGAGCCCAGTTGGAGCTGTGAAAATAAACCCGCCTGGAGCTAATCTGAGGTGAAAGAGGCTAATTATGCTGGTGTTTATCCAGCGGGGAGACGTTGCAGAGATTCGGTGGCCTCCTGAGGCGACATCGCCGCGGCGGCGTCGTTCTTTCATCGCAAGCAAATATTTTACCAATCCGATTTGAGTTCATCTAAAATAAAAGCTAAACTTTAACACGTTGAATCCCGGGTTGACTGTGCAGAATCTCAATGAAGCTCAAATTAGACCAAATTAGGTACAGAAGTGTGACCTTCAGGGTTCGTGTCGTACAAAATAACTCCGACATGCGGGACACCTCCGGCTGGCCCCGGAGACCCGGTAGGGGGGCACCTGACCCCACGTGTCTGAGGGCAGGTTAGCTCATGTTAGCCGAGACTGGCTGGAGATTCCCATGGGTTAAATATTCCAGTACAGAGGTCAGGGAAGAGCTTAATGAGTAAACGTTGTTGTTTGTCAAGCCGGAGAAAGACGAGTTCAGAGCAGAACGCACGATGCTCCAGTACCTGACGCTGCTGGTGGGTGAGACCTCGGCCCTCCTGCTGggagaaccagcagaaccagaactgttGTTTACATGAGAGGGTGTAAAGATGGAAACCTTTGACGCAGATGTTCCTCACTCCCGCAGCTGGACTGTCCTGTCGTCATCGCCGCCATCTTCATCTGCGGCTTTGGTGGAACGTTCCAGTATGGATTCAGCGTTTCAGCCATGACCTCCCCGTCGGCTGTAAGTACACCGAAACCCTCGTCAAACAGCGACAAACCTGAGATCAGACGCACTTCTGACTCCTCCTGCCGTTAAAATATTTGCAATGTTCTGCGAGAACGGTTAAAAGAGCCACAATTCCGCCGGATATCTGACTTTTTTGTGACCTTTTTACAGATCGGGCTGTATAAATGTCAGTGAAAGTGAAATTCGTGGGTTTTTTGTCGCTACGTTCTCATTAAACGTTGAGGAGCGGCACCTTCTGTTGCAGTTTATCAAGCAGTTGGTGGGAGAGGTGTGCCAGGACAGGTACGGCGTCCACCTGCAGGAGTGGCAGGTGTCTCTCATCTGGTCCTTCCTCATCTCCATCTACTGCATCGGGGGCTTACTGGGATCACTGGTGGCCGCGCCGCTCGTCACCAGACTTGGGAGGTGGGTGAGgggcggagggggaggagtcTGGTGTgattctaaccctaacgcttagctgccccccccctcaggaaACGCTGTCTTCTGCTGAACAACTTTGTGACCATCGCTGGAGCTGTGCTGATGCTCCTCAGCAGAACTGCCAGGTCCTTCGAGATGATCATGGTGGCGCGGTTGATCTACGGCATCAGCTCAGGTCAATCTGAGGAGATCTCCTTTTTCCCTCATTAATGCCTTCACTGACTCCTggaccccccccgccccccccccccgcctcctttAACCACAAAGATAATCAATCTCCATTTCTGTCTGAGGTTCATCAGACCATCTGTTCCCCACTTATTGATCCCGATCGACTCACATCGTCTCTTGTTGGCGCCTGCAGGCATCGGCCTCTCCGCTCACTCCATCTACCTCGTCGAGTGCGCCCCCAAGAGGCTGCGGGGGATGGTGGGCGTCACCGTGGCAACCTTCGCCTCCTTCGGGAAGTTCTTCGCTCAGCTGCTGGGGATCAGGTGAGGTGTTGCCCTCGCCCCCGAGAGTCAGGTACGGGGTCAAGGAAGCGGGTTCAAATGTCAGCTGgccagtgggcgtggccatgAGTGATGTGGGCGTGGTCAATTGGGCTCAGTTACAGGATCCCAGTTactgggaacactggaggaGCATTGGTGTGAGAGTTTATTCAAAGTCTAACTTATAAGTGAAGGTTAACTAGTCCAAAAACAAAGGTGGAGAggctaaaaacacacactggtggggatctagcacacacacacacactcacacacacacgcgcgcactcacacacaaaggTGAAACACTCCAGGGCAATCAGGATGTAGGAAAactgaaagaggaaaaggaaatgcaGCAAATCTTCAAAATAAGatgcaaaaacacaagaaaaacaggaaaccTGAGACACGGACAGCTGCAAATGGGGACAATTAACAAAGATCCTGTCCGAAGGAGCCCCACGTGATGTCGCGGGAGCACGTGAGATTCGGTGTTGAGCAAGCTTTTAAATCCAAAACTTCCCAAAAGCTCCAAAGGCCAAAGCAAAACGGAGCTCAGGTAGTTTAAAGTTTTCTTTGTCGGGGACGTTGGAACACAGGCATTAATCTCCATTAAGGAGAGGAGACTTGTTGGCTAATTAACCAAATCTCCACTTTGAGTCCCCGAGCAGGAACCAGTCACACTGAGAAAGAGCCACGCACGCGTGGGCTTTATGGAGCCTGCGCAGGTTTAAAACGGGGGCTGCTCACCCTGGTTCTGTGTCCTATTGATGGTGAGGATAATGTCGCCCCTGCAGCGAGTTCTTTGGTACCCCGGAGAAGTGGCCCTGGCTGCTGGGATTCAACGGTTTGGCGGCGTTGCTGCAGCTCGTCACGCTTCCGTTCCTGCCAGAATCCCCCAGattcctgctgctggacagagGAGACCAGCAGGCTTGCGAGACAGGTCCCAACACGCTCAGATTCTGGCCCGAGGCCCGCGCTGTCATCGCACTAATCTGACTCTCCATCATTCGCCCTCCTCCGCAGCACTGAGGAAGCTGTGGGGCGACAAGGACTACagcacagaggtggaggagatgctggaggagaaagcCGCCCTGGAGGGCGTCCGCAGCCACTCGGTGCTGGAGCTGATTCGGAACCAGAGCCTGCGCTGGCAGCTCCTGACCATCCTCGTGGGCTTCACggggctgcagctctgtggcaTCAACGCTGTGAGTCGCGTGAAGCAGCCTCGAAACTCGGCTGATCAGACGCACCGAGAGGAAGCAGAACTTTTCCAAAACCCGCTCGGGCTGGAGAATTTATATGCGTATGCAAgagtcgccctctagcggccgacTGCAGTAAAAGCACTAACCCCTCCTCTGCATCGCCACCACTGGACCTGTGCGGGTGATGGTTGAGGTGTTTGAATGCATCATCAGCTGTTCAACTGGATGTTTGGTTGAGTTTTAATTAGACGACGCCATAAATGCAGTTATGCCACTGCTGATTTATGTGTCATCTTTAGAACAAACGCAATTTAAACTGAACCATTTTCCATTCCTCAACTACTTCTGCCCAGGtttacttttactgttttgAGGTGTTTCGTGCGGCGGGAATCCAGGAGCACCAGCTGAGGTACGCAGCCTTGGGAACAGGGTTGTGCGAGTGCCTGACTTCACTCGCGTGTGTAAGTGTATTTCAACAGTCTTGCACCTTTCGAGCTCGAGCTCCGTCACAGAAAACGTCACATTTGGACACGTTTAAATTTCAGAGCTGCGCCGCAGTAAAGTGTTACTAGGGCGCCCTCTTGCGGGTGACTGCTGACAATGTTTTGACGTTGCAGTTCATGATTATTGAGAACACCGGCAAAAAGGTTCTTATGTTGAGAGGATACGTGGGGATGTCTGTAGTCCTGATCCTCCTCACCATCACTATCTACTTTCAAGTGAGTTGCAGCAAATCCGCTCACCAGCTGCTGCCCATGAGTGGTGATTCACAGCTCCTTAAATCACTCCTGTTTCTATAGGAACACGTCTCCTGGCTGCCCTACTGCAGCATGGTCCTGGTATTCATCTTCATTTTCTGGTTTGCCAGTGGTCCGGGTACGTCCGTCAGTCTCAGTTCGCGCTTTGCTTGTTTGAATGCACGTTTCTAAAACCTGCCTGTGGCTCTCAGCTGGAGCGACGGCTCCTCTTCCAGGAGAATTATTCACTCAGCAGTACAAGTCAGCCGCCTACACGATTGGTTGCACCATCAGCTGGTTGGGTCTGTTTGCACTGGGGATGGTCTTTCCCATCGTAGAGGTGAGCTGGTTCCAGGTTCGGTCAGGTTCGGTCATTAACCCGCATCGCTCTGGCTCTGACTGTCCTCTTTTCTCCGCAGAAACATCTGCACGGCTTCTGTTTCCTCatatttctcttcttctgcgtcAGCTGTGGGCTCTTTTTCAAGTTCAACGTCCCGGAGATCAAGAATTGCACAGCTCTGCAGGTCGCTGCAGAGTTTCAGAAGATGCACACAAAACAGGAGGAACccaaacacatgaaaacagacGTGAGGGAACCATACGAGACCAAGTTCTGAACATTTAGCCTGATATTTAGTGACGTTTGGGAGTGCATCgggaataaaagacaaaaaatgtcATCACGCTTTTATCGTTGTTTCATAAAATGGGTCGCAAAACCAGATTGTTCATTCTTCTCTAATAAATGTTTTCTAATGTCTTAAAATGGTGACAGACGAGGCTGCGTTCATCTTAGTCCTCGTGTTGTTGTTTACATGATAAATCCgcagcgtgcgtgcgtgtgtgcacgtgtgtgtggacGTATATACACTAATGCACTTCATACAATCGATGCTTTCgctaaaataaatatataaaaagctTCGTGTGTCATATAATTTACATATAGATTATTTTTAAAGGTACAACATTCGTTATTAAGTCCTCGTTTTAATAGTTTTAATTCATATATTGAGACAATTGTGGGAAAATAAGCTTCAAGTCAAAGTATTTCAATGGAGTTTTTCGTTTGCGGGAAGTTTAattgttttgacatttttgctGAAACAGACTAAaagtttggctttttttccccaaatattAATCCAAAAGAATCGTTATTATATACATTGAAATATTACGTCATTATTTCCAGAAGATTTGACGTCATTGTAGTTAAAGAGCCAAACTACTGAGAGTAACTCCAGATATTGAGATAATTCCTGGTAATTTGGGGGCGTTTCTCTCGGTAACATCTATCAAACGCTGCTAAATTAAaagttgggtttttgtttttttaccttGAATGACATCAGCCGCTGACGTTCTTCACGGAAACTCCTTCCAATTACGCAGGCGTGCACCCCGTGTGCGCGGCTGATAAGACAATCTGCACGCACAAAGCCGAAGTCTCGACGTGCTGGACCAATTTCCTGCAGCCAAAGTGAAAAACAAGTGCGGAGACTTTCAGAGAGGACGCGGACGCCCCCACGCCTGCACACGGGCCGCTTCTGGGGGGATTTAGAGGTGTCGTGGATGATTAAAGCTCTGAGCTCAGCTTCAGCCCGCTTTGATCTGCTCCTGCTGCGGTTCTGGACGCCATGGACACGGATCTGGAGCTCTACTGTGACGAGAGTCCGCTGAGGAACTGCTTCGAGAAGAGGTATTAAAGGATTAAAGCCTGAAACCTGCGTAACAATCCAGAAATGAACTTTACTTTACTTAAATTATGACAAAGTGGAGAAACCTACTCTCAGAACTCGGGTTTCCTTTGCATTCGGCAGGAATAAAAAGTTACGCAACATACTCCTAAATGCATGGAATGTTTTGCTTTATTCTGATTTATCCTGGAAcatcagctctgctgctctgaaagCTTTTATTCCCCCCGTTTGAGCGTCTGTAAAGAGTCGTGAACAGGACCAAACTGGGCCAAAGGAGCGGTGAGAAGCCGTGAACCCATCCAGCGGTGGAGGGCTCAGCGATAACATCTCTGCCCTCCACCCAgctccacctctgctgcaggatgagggacACTGATCTCCAGAAGCTCAgacctcttctctcctctcagtgtgtttgtgaacagGAGCGTGACCCTGGAAAACATCAAATGCTACGGCTTCGACATGGACTACACCATGGCGGGTGCGTAGAGAACCCTCAAGACCCGGCGCGGCCGCCGGATCAGACCTGACCCGATCTCTGTTCTCCTGCAGTGTACAAGTCTCCCGACTACGAGAGCCTGGGCTTCCAGTTGATCCGAGACCGGCTGGTGTCTGTGGGGTACCCTCACGAGCTGCTGCGCTACACCTACGACCCCAGCTTCCCCACGCGGTGGGTCAGAGCGGGGCGCCCGGGACGCAGCTTCGCCCAATGACGCACTGACCGTGTCTCTCCTCCCGTCCCTCAGCGGCGTGGTGGTCGACAGCATGTACGGGAACCTCCTGAAGGTGGATTCCAACGGGAACATTTTGGTCTGCTGCCACGGATTCCATTTCCTGCGAGGGTCCGTTCCAGATCTTCGACCCACAGGTCCGTGCGTGCGCTTGTTTGAGCGGTGACGCTGATGTCTGCTCTCTGCAGGGAGGGCGTCCAAGACTACTACCCCAACAAGTTCATCCAGAGGGACGACACGGACCGCTTCTACATCCTCAACACGCTCTTCAATCTCTCAGGTTGGAAGTTGGTCTCCTCACAGACCTCAAACCCGACGCAGTGTCAAACGCCCGAACCTTTTCCTTGCAGAGACGTACATCTATTCCTGCCTCGTGGACCTCTTCACCAGATGCAACAGATACACCAAGTGAGTCCTCCTACCAGTGGCCTGAGTCTGGACCCGTCCTGCTCCTCAGACGGTTCCCAGCAGgttccagagctgctgagattGTTGCCTGGTCTATTTCAGGGttaaatgacctctgaccttcctcTCTTCCAGCATCCAGAAGGGATTCAAACATGGCGACCTGATCATGACCTACAGAAGCATGTTCCACGACGTCCGCGACGCCATGGACTTCATCCACGACACGGTGCGTGAAAGGGTTAACGATGTCCTCGATGCCGCCCGTCTTGTAACGTCCTTCTCTGTGTGTCCTCCTCCAGGGGATCCTAAAGAAAGAAACCGTCAAGAATTTGGACAAGCTTGTGGTCAAAGACGTGAGTGAATCAGGCAGAACATCTTCGCTCGGCTGCAGAGACAATACTGAAACCACCTCTGTGTTCCCCACAGCCCAATCTGCCCGTCCTCCTCGGGCGCTTTAAGAAGGTGGCCAAGGTCTTCCTGGCCACCAACAGCGATTACACCTACACCAAGGTGCCCTCCTGAGCCTTTAAAACCCCTTTAATGCCAGCAGACCTCTCAGGataactgctgcttttgtccttTCCCACACAGGCCATCATGTCGTACCTGCTGGAAAACAACAAGGTCAGATCTTTGGCTCTTCGCCTGTTTGCTAACAGGAATTCCGGCATTGATCCTTCCTCTGGTTCTTCTTCAGAACGACTCCTGGCGCTCTTTCTTCGACCTGATCGTCGTGGACACCAAGAAGCCGCTCTTCTTCGCCGAGGGGACCGTGCTGAGACAAGTGGACACGGTAGGAAGAGCTTCTTTGACCGAGGAGGTGCACGGGGCTGCGCGGCGAAGAGCGTTACGCTGATGTGTTTCTGACGCAGGACACGGGGAAGCTTCGCATTGGGACGTACACGGGCGACCTCCAGCACGGAACCGTCTACTccggaggtgaggatggacttcCTTTCAACTCTGGTCTTAAAAAATTCCTCGaaagttttttaaatgcacCGGTCTCTGCAGGGTCTTCAGACATCATCTGTGACCTGCTGGACATCAAAGGGAAGGAGATCCTGTACGTCGGAGACCACATCTTTGGAGACATCCTCAAATCGAAGAAGCGTCAGGGCTGGAAGACGTTCCTGGTGGTGCCGGAACTCACCAAAGAGCTGCAAGTGTGGAATGAGAAGAAAAGTGAGGACACCGGGAGCTGGTCCGCCCCCTCGTGGTCGACCCGCTCGCTCACGTCCTGACAGCTGTGTTGACTTTGCAGATCTGTTTGAGGAGCTCAAGCGTCTGGACGTCTTCCTGGCCGAGCAGCACAAGTGAGTTCTCGTGTCCGTCTCCAACGTTCCACCATTTGTTCTGAGATTGAGACGCGATCGGCTTTGTCACCCGAAGGCACCTGGGCAGCAAGGCCATAAGCAGCGCCGACGTCAGCCTGGTCCAGCTGAGGATGAAGGTGAGCCCCTCGGGGGAGCGTCCAGGTGTTTGTGGCGCTGATgatgtgggggtttttttgtcctgGTGCGCAGGTGCTGACCCACAGGATGGACATGTCCTACGGTCAGATGGGCAGCCTCCTGCGCAGCGGCGCCAGGCAGACGCTGTTCGCCAGCCAGCTGGTGCGGTACGCCGACATGTACTCGTCCTCCTGCCTCAACCTGCTGCACTACCCCTCCAATTACCTGTTCCTGGCTCCTCCTGTCCTGGTCAGCCCCTCGTCTGTCGCTCAcgtttccacggcaacagcCTGGcgcctccctcactccctcgtCTCTTTCAGATGCCCCACGAGGCTGCGGCCCAAACCTCAGTGGACTTATCGCAGCTGAACTTCACCAAACATTACTATCAGACCgataagaagaaaaaatgagGTGGTGTTTCTGCTCCGTTTCGTGCACAGATATAATCAATAATTGATCAACTGCCTCTCTTGCAGCGACGATGAATATCCTGATGAAACCTGGGTGCAGCCATAGTGTTGATGTGGAAATCTGATTGTTCTAGCAGTTGGATATTAACAATGATTTTAGGATTCATGTGGACGAACTGGGATTTACTGTATATAGTAGTGCAAGTTTCTCTGCTTATTGTTACATTCAGTGTAGATGTTGTGCCATTAATCTTAGGCCTGTTTAATtaattcaaattaaataatGAAGTTTATGTGTCGTCTCTGTGACTTCTGAATTTCAATAAATCTTCAAATGTGGttaatttttttcatttcactttaCAGCTTGATAGATGCTCGCTTGGATTGAATTCGCAGCGGGTCAGACACATTCTCACACCAATAAAccgatttttttaaatcagttttgGACTGATAATAACCCACTGGTAGTGTAGTTAGtttccactaggtggcagtaaaCGACCTAAACCACCGCAGAATGTGTGTAAGATATTTCACTCCATTTGTGGGGTCCATTAATTGACTCCGAGGTTAAAATCTTAAATCTGAGGGTCGACTACAAATGTTTGGTATTTAAACCAAAGACAGATGTGTTGATGTAGGTTAGAAGGATGGGTGGAAGACAATGTATAGGCCTAACAAAGAAAGTTTTGCATCAGTAAAattagttttttattttttttatggtAATGTTCAAGGTTTAACTGGCTCCTCTCCGGCACCTAAAAACCCTAAACATGTTTAGGCCATCAAATATTGTAGGTCAAGTTTAGGAACAGTTGAACCAAGAAAATAAGAGAGAAtcaataaaaatccaaaattcGTCCTGTTCTTAGATTCTTCTTGAAATTGGACCGTTGTCTGCATATTCTAAGAATATATATCCCCTAATTTCGTTTTTAACAACCAATTTAATAATAAACGCGCAGAAATTACACAATTCAACACAGTTAACTTTATCAAATTATATCTTGTGGTTTGAGACATATTAATTATATCATTACTATTGACTGTCCTGATATAAAGGTAACcaaattttcatgtttttttaaagaaaaaaaaagcacacacacacaaaaaaccaaGCAAACAAACCGGATTAGTAGTTTGAAAGTATACAGTAATGTTGAGCCTGAGGATCCCGACGGTGGAGCCAGGCTGTCAGCCAGCGGGTGGAACTGGTTTTTAAACTTCTATAAGTTCTGCATCCGCAAGaatccctctcacacacacgcgcgcacgatTATATGAGCGTTTGTTGCCTCGGGGAGTGTCTATTTTGTGCAGGGAACGAGGCTTCTGCAGAGTTCCAGCACACTGGGATGTAGGACATGATGATCTTGTGGTCAACGTGGCTCCAGGAAGCTCGTCAAACTCCCAATGGTTAAAATATTATTCTCGTGCTTCCTGCCAGTGTGCCAACGAGTCGGAATTGAAAAGTTTGAGTGAGCGGCTGCGCCGTTTTCGCCTCGTTTGAATAAAACATTGCACCCCGAGGACACGCCCCCCGCgccaagcccctcccccacggCCTCCTCGATGATTTCATTTCCTGTGTCCGCGCTATTTCAGTGTGTTTGGGTTTCCCTCCGTCACCTGGTTTATTGTTAACGTTagtttccttctctcctcttgttTTCTCACCTGCTCGCATCTCCTGGAAACCATCTTGTCTTCCTGCGGCTCCTCCATGTTGGTGCaactgtgcacacaaacacgcgtcCACGGGCGACGGTTCTGGTTGAAGtccaaatctttatttaaaccCGCCTTTTAACAATTACACTCTCACAATTGGAGATGAAATTGTCAATGATttacataaaaatgtttttaataaaaagattCAATGTAGTTAATGTTCAAAACTGGAGAGATTCTTATTTTCCCTCTTTGAGTGCGACCAAACCTTGATACAAgatctgtcctctcctgttgtGACTACAGTGAAAAGTATCTGCTGTCACTGGATGAAATATCTGTTTACCAGCGAGGGACTGAACCAGCTCACACCTCTAAAAGAGGAGGATCATTTCTGTCCAAATGTTCAGGTTTTACCTAAATAAATGTATCAACCTGAAAAATGGTTCAGATCTCAGttttcagcagcagattttatgatcttttttttttttttttttttacataaagttGTTCACCTGAAAACATTGTGCAACTGAAGGTTATTTATATTTAGTGTTCTGGAAAAGCTTTCCTTTAATTTGAGGTAACATTAAGTCTAATAAAATACACATTATTGGACTGAGATTAGGtcatttaagaagaaaaatgtgacaaattgGGGGCAAAACTGAAAACTGTCACTGATACAGGACATTTAGGAGATTTATGATGTTTCTGGTTTTCAAACTCAAGTATTTGGTCCATTTCAAAATGCCCTAATTTACTGTAAAGCTAAAACTGTTTTGTGGAGGATTTACAGTTTACAACAGGCCTGAGACTGAACCGCAAACCTTCAAGATCACAAAACACAAGATTTCAATTAATTCAGCAGTTTCTTTATTGAAGAATGGAGTTGATCATCTGATTTCTGAGCCAATTCCTTCACTTTAAATGTACTTTGAAATACATTTCCGCCACGGAACCAAAACTCAACTGAAATAAACCAATATCATCTTTATTCCCTTTAAAAGGTCACAGAAATCTTGACATTAAACTCATGAAATGGCTTCAGTGGATTCCCTCCACATGCGTTAGAACCAGCAGTGGTGGTTGAGCCCCAgtctgaaaacaggaaaaggagcCAGTTTCATGGCGAACGCTCCGGATCTGTGGCCTTTAATCAAACGCAGATGCCGTTATCTCATTAGCCGATATTCTCTCCACTTTAATCTGCACATGAAAAGCGGCCCCGGCCGGCTCTGCTGACATGTTGGGTTTCATTTGCTCCGTGCAGCCAGATAGCTGCAGAAGCACCACCGTCCCCCATTCCACACATTCCAGGATTTCCCAGCAAGCATTGCAAGCAAGCCTAAACAAGTCACGTTCTTCACTCGGGGTGAATTTCACACAGTGGAGTGGCTGAGGTCTCCTTCAGGCTTCGCTCCCGTCTGCAGCCGCACGAATACTTCCACCATCTTTGTGAAATGTTTAACTTTTTTGCCAGTGTCTCGCAGGCAAAGGACACGACTTTACACCTCCGCtaggctgtgggggggggggggggggggggggggggggggcttttcccTTTGCCAATAAGGGCTGGTTTCCTCGCGCCGAACGGCTGGACCGTGGTTAAACATTTCCACCCAGAGAGGTCTGCTGACAGTcacgaaaacaaacaaacctcttTCCTCTCCGAGCGAACATGAGGCGCGCACGGGAGCACTGACACCTAATCTCAACGCGGAGGAAtaaaagacagagaagagaaggcAAAACAAGAGGGCTgggtggggggagaagagggCCTTGCCCCCTGCATTCCTCCcaaacctcccctcccccctcgacctgccgctgccactgaggatgctcaaaaacacacatcaacCCCCGCCTGCtgctttccctcccctctccatctGCTTATTTTACCACCAGCACAGTGAAACAGTGTTTGGTgtgacaacaaaacaacacacaggtaaagaaaaacactgaaaatacaccgggaaaaaaaacctggacATCGGCACAAAAAAAATGGTTGAGGTGCTCCTCCGGACCGGTTCGCTCTGCTCAGCGTTTCTGCGGCTCACTTTACGTAATGAGGCGTGCGCGTGCACACGAGCTCTggtgttaatttaaaaaaaaaaaaaaaacggtggGTAAAGTCCCAATCAATACACCATCAAAAGGCACGGAGGGGGATCGATACCACGGAGCGCCTTTCTGAATATTGCCTCGTCCGAGGACGCACGTCTGGTGAAAAGTTTAGGCAGCAGTGATGAGCCGGGGCCCGGGCCCCCGCGTTTAGCCTGAGCCGAGGCCAAATGCTATGACAATACTATTGCACTGCTAGAATGGATggtacagtagtgcaacattgTCAAAGCAGCTGACCTCAGCATGTGTCAGCACGTGGACGTGGGGACGGCCATTCTCCACTACAAAACGCCAGGTCCCCTGAAACAAGAGGCGGCGTTTGGCCGCAGTCGAgcaaaaaaacatcaaagtCCCGCTACGCTGAAAGTGGCTTT
The sequence above is drawn from the Takifugu rubripes chromosome 6, fTakRub1.2, whole genome shotgun sequence genome and encodes:
- the slc2a11l gene encoding solute carrier family 2 member 11, like isoform X2, whose product is MLQYLTLLLDCPVVIAAIFICGFGGTFQYGFSVSAMTSPSAFIKQLVGEVCQDRYGVHLQEWQVSLIWSFLISIYCIGGLLGSLVAAPLVTRLGRKRCLLLNNFVTIAGAVLMLLSRTARSFEMIMVARLIYGISSGIGLSAHSIYLVECAPKRLRGMVGVTVATFASFGKFFAQLLGISEFFGTPEKWPWLLGFNGLAALLQLVTLPFLPESPRFLLLDRGDQQACETALRKLWGDKDYSTEVEEMLEEKAALEGVRSHSVLELIRNQSLRWQLLTILVGFTGLQLCGINAVYFYCFEVFRAAGIQEHQLRYAALGTGLCECLTSLACFMIIENTGKKVLMLRGYVGMSVVLILLTITIYFQEHVSWLPYCSMVLVFIFIFWFASGPAGATAPLPGELFTQQYKSAAYTIGCTISWLGLFALGMVFPIVEKHLHGFCFLIFLFFCVSCGLFFKFNVPEIKNCTALQVAAEFQKMHTKQEEPKHMKTDVREPYETKF
- the slc2a11l gene encoding solute carrier family 2 member 11, like isoform X1; protein product: MLQYLTLLLDCPVVIAAIFICGFGGTFQYGFSVSAMTSPSAERHLLLQFIKQLVGEVCQDRYGVHLQEWQVSLIWSFLISIYCIGGLLGSLVAAPLVTRLGRKRCLLLNNFVTIAGAVLMLLSRTARSFEMIMVARLIYGISSGIGLSAHSIYLVECAPKRLRGMVGVTVATFASFGKFFAQLLGISEFFGTPEKWPWLLGFNGLAALLQLVTLPFLPESPRFLLLDRGDQQACETALRKLWGDKDYSTEVEEMLEEKAALEGVRSHSVLELIRNQSLRWQLLTILVGFTGLQLCGINAVYFYCFEVFRAAGIQEHQLRYAALGTGLCECLTSLACFMIIENTGKKVLMLRGYVGMSVVLILLTITIYFQEHVSWLPYCSMVLVFIFIFWFASGPAGATAPLPGELFTQQYKSAAYTIGCTISWLGLFALGMVFPIVEKHLHGFCFLIFLFFCVSCGLFFKFNVPEIKNCTALQVAAEFQKMHTKQEEPKHMKTDVREPYETKF
- the slc2a11l gene encoding solute carrier family 2 member 11, like isoform X3, whose product is MTSPSAFIKQLVGEVCQDRYGVHLQEWQVSLIWSFLISIYCIGGLLGSLVAAPLVTRLGRKRCLLLNNFVTIAGAVLMLLSRTARSFEMIMVARLIYGISSGIGLSAHSIYLVECAPKRLRGMVGVTVATFASFGKFFAQLLGISEFFGTPEKWPWLLGFNGLAALLQLVTLPFLPESPRFLLLDRGDQQACETALRKLWGDKDYSTEVEEMLEEKAALEGVRSHSVLELIRNQSLRWQLLTILVGFTGLQLCGINAVYFYCFEVFRAAGIQEHQLRYAALGTGLCECLTSLACFMIIENTGKKVLMLRGYVGMSVVLILLTITIYFQEHVSWLPYCSMVLVFIFIFWFASGPAGATAPLPGELFTQQYKSAAYTIGCTISWLGLFALGMVFPIVEKHLHGFCFLIFLFFCVSCGLFFKFNVPEIKNCTALQVAAEFQKMHTKQEEPKHMKTDVREPYETKF
- the nt5c2l1 gene encoding 5'-nucleotidase, cytosolic II, like 1 isoform X1 — protein: MDTDLELYCDESPLRNCFEKSVFVNRSVTLENIKCYGFDMDYTMAVYKSPDYESLGFQLIRDRLVSVGYPHELLRYTYDPSFPTRGVVVDSMYGNLLKVDSNGNILVCCHGFHFLRGEGVQDYYPNKFIQRDDTDRFYILNTLFNLSETYIYSCLVDLFTRCNRYTNIQKGFKHGDLIMTYRSMFHDVRDAMDFIHDTGILKKETVKNLDKLVVKDPNLPVLLGRFKKVAKVFLATNSDYTYTKAIMSYLLENNKNDSWRSFFDLIVVDTKKPLFFAEGTVLRQVDTDTGKLRIGTYTGDLQHGTVYSGGSSDIICDLLDIKGKEILYVGDHIFGDILKSKKRQGWKTFLVVPELTKELQVWNEKKNLFEELKRLDVFLAEQHKHLGSKAISSADVSLVQLRMKVSPSGERPGVCGADDVGVFLSWCAGADPQDGHVLRSDGQPPAQRRQADAVRQPAGAVRRHVLVLLPQPAALPLQLPVPGSSCPDAPRGCGPNLSGLIAAELHQTLLSDR
- the nt5c2l1 gene encoding 5'-nucleotidase, cytosolic II, like 1 isoform X2, which encodes MDTDLELYCDESPLRNCFEKSVFVNRSVTLENIKCYGFDMDYTMAVYKSPDYESLGFQLIRDRLVSVGYPHELLRYTYDPSFPTRGVVVDSMYGNLLKVDSNGNILVCCHGFHFLRGEGVQDYYPNKFIQRDDTDRFYILNTLFNLSETYIYSCLVDLFTRCNRYTNIQKGFKHGDLIMTYRSMFHDVRDAMDFIHDTGILKKETVKNLDKLVVKDPNLPVLLGRFKKVAKVFLATNSDYTYTKAIMSYLLENNKNDSWRSFFDLIVVDTKKPLFFAEGTVLRQVDTDTGKLRIGTYTGDLQHGTVYSGGSSDIICDLLDIKGKEILYVGDHIFGDILKSKKRQGWKTFLVVPELTKELQVWNEKKNLFEELKRLDVFLAEQHKHLGSKAISSADVSLVQLRMKVLTHRMDMSYGQMGSLLRSGARQTLFASQLVRYADMYSSSCLNLLHYPSNYLFLAPPVLMPHEAAAQTSVDLSQLNFTKHYYQTDKKKK